CTTCCTCGACAACGTCGCCGGCTGGATCCTCGAACTGGACCGCGGCGCCGGCATCCCGTACGAAGGCAACTACTCGGGCTGGCTGGAGGCCAAGTCGGAGCGTCTGGCCCAGGAATCCAAGCAGCAGAGCGCCCACGAGAAGGCCATGAAAGAGGAACTGGAGTGGGTGCGCAAAGGCGCCAAGGCCCGCCAGTCCAAGTCCAAGGCCCGTCTGCAGCGTTTCGAAGAGATGCAGTCGCAGGAATTCCAGAAGCGCAGCGAGACCAACGAGATCTACATCCCGGCCGGTCCGCGCCTGGGCGACAAGGTCATCGAGTTCAAGAACGTCACCAAGGGCTACGGTGATCGCGTGCTGATCGACAACCTGTCGTTCGCCATGCCCAAGGGCGCCATCGTCGGCGTGATCGGCGGCAACGGTGCCGGTAAGTCGACCCTGTTCCGCATGCTGATGGGCAAGGAGCAGCCGGACTCGGGCAGCATCGAGATCGGTGAAACCGTGCAACTGGCCTGCGTCGACCAGAGCCGCGAGGACCTGGACGGCAGCAAGACCGTGTTCCAGCAGATCTCCGACGGTTCCGACCAGATCCGCATCGGCAGCTACGAGATTCCGTCGCGCACCTACGTCGGCCGCTTCAACTTCAAGGGTGGCGACCAGCAGAAGTTCGTCAAGGACCTCTCCGGTGGTGAGCGTGGCCGCCTGCACCTGGCCCTGACCCTGAAGGAGGGCGGCAACGTCCTGCTGCTCGACGAACCGTCCAACGACCTCGACGTCGAAACCCTGCGTTCCCTGGAAGAAGCCCTGCTGGACTTCCCGGGCGCCGCCATCGTGATTTCCCACGACCGTTGGTTCCTGGACCGTGTGGCCACGCACATCCTGGCGTACGAAGACGACTCGAGCGTGGTGTTCTTCGAGGGCAACTACACCGAGTACGAAGCCGACCGCAAGAAGCGCCTGGGCGACGCCGCTGCCCAGCCGCACCGTGTGCGTCACAAGAAACTGGCCCAGTAAGCCGGATTTCGCTGCACAGCAATGGGGCCCTTCGGGGCCCCATTTTTGTGCCTGGCATTCGAGTGTCGGCGGGGCAAGGTGGAAGCGGGCTTGCCTTGCGATAGCCGGGTTCAAGCCGATCAGCCAAGCAAGATCCTGTGTCTCGAATTTTGTATACACTTACAGAAAACGCACCAAATAATTTCATAAAAACGACATTGCGCCCTGTTCCAGTGCGATTGGTTCTTGGTACATTCGGGAAAAAACCAAAAACAATCCCTCTTGGTGAGATGTCTACCATGATCGAATCTGTCGACGATTTCCTGGCCCGCCTGCAACAGCGCGACCCGGCTCAGCCCGAGTTCCACCAGGCCGTGGAAGAAGTGTTACGCAGCCTGTGGCCGTTCCTCGAACAAAACCCTCACTACCTCAAGGCCGGCATCCTCGAGCGCATGGTCGAGCCCGAGCGCGCGGTGCTGTTCCGCGTGTCGTGGGTCGATGACCAGGGCAAGGTGCAGGTCAACCGCGGCTACCGCATCCAGATGAGCAGCGCCATCGGCCCGTACAAGGGCGGCCTGCGCTTCCACCCGTCGGTGAACCTGGGCGTGCTCAAGTTCCTGGCCTTCGAGCAGGTGTTCAAGAACTCGCTGACCTCGCTGCCCATGGGCGGTGGCAAGGGCGGTTCGGACTTCGACCCCAAGGGCAAGAGCGACGCCGAGGTGATGCGTTTCTGCCAGGCGTTCATGAGCGAGCTGTACCGTCATATCGGTGCCGACCTTGATGTACCGGCCGGTGATATCGGCGTCGGCGCCCGTGAGATCGGCTTCCTGTTCGGCCAGTACAAGCGCCTGGCCAACCAGTTCACCTCGGTGCTGACCGGCAAGGGCATGACCTACGGCGGCAGCCTGATTCGCCCGGAGGCCACCGGCTACGGTTGCGTGTACTTCGCCGAAGAGATGCTCAAGCGTCAGGACAAACGCATCGACGGTCGCCGCGTGGCGATCTCAGGCTCCGGCAACGTCGCCCAGTACGCTGCGCGCAAGGTCATGGACCTGGGCGGCAAGGTGATCTCGCTGTCCGACTCAGAAGGCACCCTGTTCTGCGAAGCCGGCCTGAACGACGCGCAATGGGATGCGCTGATGGAACTGAAGAACGTCAAGCGCGGCCGCCTCAG
This window of the Pseudomonas mosselii genome carries:
- the ettA gene encoding energy-dependent translational throttle protein EttA, with the protein product MAQYVYTMHRLSKVVPPKREILKNISLSFFPGAKIGVLGLNGAGKSTLLRIMAGVDKEFDGEARPMPDINVGYLPQEPQLDPTKTVREVVEEAVSVIKDAQARLDEVYAAYADPDADFDKLAAEQAKLEAILQAADGHNLERQLDVAADALRLPAWDAKIEHLSGGEKRRVALCRLLLSAPDMLLLDEPTNHLDADSVAWLERFLHDFPGTVVAITHDRYFLDNVAGWILELDRGAGIPYEGNYSGWLEAKSERLAQESKQQSAHEKAMKEELEWVRKGAKARQSKSKARLQRFEEMQSQEFQKRSETNEIYIPAGPRLGDKVIEFKNVTKGYGDRVLIDNLSFAMPKGAIVGVIGGNGAGKSTLFRMLMGKEQPDSGSIEIGETVQLACVDQSREDLDGSKTVFQQISDGSDQIRIGSYEIPSRTYVGRFNFKGGDQQKFVKDLSGGERGRLHLALTLKEGGNVLLLDEPSNDLDVETLRSLEEALLDFPGAAIVISHDRWFLDRVATHILAYEDDSSVVFFEGNYTEYEADRKKRLGDAAAQPHRVRHKKLAQ
- the gdhA gene encoding NADP-specific glutamate dehydrogenase — translated: MIESVDDFLARLQQRDPAQPEFHQAVEEVLRSLWPFLEQNPHYLKAGILERMVEPERAVLFRVSWVDDQGKVQVNRGYRIQMSSAIGPYKGGLRFHPSVNLGVLKFLAFEQVFKNSLTSLPMGGGKGGSDFDPKGKSDAEVMRFCQAFMSELYRHIGADLDVPAGDIGVGAREIGFLFGQYKRLANQFTSVLTGKGMTYGGSLIRPEATGYGCVYFAEEMLKRQDKRIDGRRVAISGSGNVAQYAARKVMDLGGKVISLSDSEGTLFCEAGLNDAQWDALMELKNVKRGRLSELAGSFGLEFRKGQTPWSLPCDIALPCATQNELNAEDARTLLRNGCICVAEGANMPTTLEAVDIFIEAGILYAPGKASNAGGVAVSGLEMSQNAMRLLWTAGEVDSKLHHIMQSIHHACVHYGEEANGSINYVKGANIAGFVKVADAMLAQGVV